CGCTCGCCCAAGAGCGCGGCATGGGCGAACTCGCCGTGGCCGTGGACGATGTCGAAGTCGTCGAGGCGCCGGCGCAGGGCCTCGAGCTGCAGGGCGTCGAGGGCGGCCGGCACGCCGGGCGCGACCTTGCCGTAGCGGTGCTCCAGGGCCGCGAGGCTCGGACGGGCACCGATACGGGGTAAGTCTGTCGCACTGTCCGAGGGGGCGAACAGCGTTACCTCCACGCCCAAGCTTCGCAGCGCAGTGCTGAGGTCGTGAATGACCCGCTCCGTGCCGCCGTGATGGGTCGGGGGAATGGGAAAGATGTTCGGGGCGATTTGGGCGACGCGGATCACAGACTGTACCTCACCTGAATCGTCCTGTCCTTCGGGATGCTCCGCTACGGCAGCGGCTTGATGTTCGTTCTTCACGTCGCCCTGCAGGGCTGCCTGCGCGGCCGGGACGTCGTCTACGGGCTCACCGCCGATACCGGCGGCCATATCCGCTACCTGCTCGATCTCGTCGCCGCCTCGGCGCAGGATCCCGGGATCGACCGGATCGTGGTGGCGACGCGCCTGTTCGACGGCCCGCCCGGGCCCGATTACGCCGTGCCCGAAGAGCGGGTCGGCGACAAGATCGCGCTCGTGCGATTGGCGAGCGCGTCCCCGGGCTACCGCACCAAGGAGGAGATGCACGCGGAGGTGGCGAGCTTCGCGGAGAGCCTGATCGCCTGGATCGCCGCGCAAGGCACGGCCCCCGACCTGATCCACGCCCATTACGCCGACGCGGCCGCGGTGGCGGCGATCGTCGAGGAGCGCCTGGGCATCCGGTTCGTGTTCACCGCCCATTCGCTGGGCCGGGCCAAGGCGTCGATGCTGGGGGAGGCGGCGGCGGAGGACCCCGGCCTCGCCCGCCGGATCGCCACGGAGGAGGAGGCCCTCGCCCGCGCCAGCCTCGTCATCGCCTCCTCGCGCGACGAGGCGGAGGTGCAGTACGCGGGCTACGCCGCCTACGATCCGGGCCGGGTGCGGGTGCTGCCGCCGGGCAGCGACCTCGCCCGCTTCGCCGACAGCCGGCCCGACCCGCGGGTCGATGCCACGATCGCGCGCTTCCTGCACGATCCGGGCAAGCCGGTGCTGCTGGCGCTGGCCCGACCGGTGGCGCGCAAGAACCTCGCCGCCCTGGTCCGGGCCTACGGCGAGAGCGCGGACCTCCAGGCGCGGGCGAACCTCGTCGTCGTCGCCGGCACCCGGGAGGACATCGACGCCCTCGACGGCGACATGGCCGCGACGATGCGCGACCTCCTGGTGCTGATCGACCGCCACGACCTCTACGGCCGGATCGCCTACCCGAAGACCCACCGGCCCGAGGACGTGCCGGCGCTCTACGCCCATGCGCGGGCGCGCGGCGGCCTGTTCGTCAACCCGGCCCTCAACGAACCCTTCGGCCTGACCCTGCTCGAGGCCTCCGCCGCCGGCCTGCCGCTGGTCGCCACCGACAGCGGCGGACCGAACGACATCGTCGAGACCTGCGGCAACGGCCTCCTGGTCGATCCGCGCGACCCCGGCGCCATCGCGGCGGCCTGCACGCGCATCCTCGACGATCCGGCCCTCTACGCGGCCTGCGTCGCCGGCGGCGCGCGGGCGGCGGCCGCCTATGACTGGGACCGGCACGCGGCGCGCTACCACGCCCTGCTGCGGGCGCTCGGCACGCCCGTGCCGCCCCTGCGGGCGCCGCGCCAGCTCCTGATCTGCGACATCGACAACACGCTCGTCGGCTGCGCGACGGCCCTCGGCACCTTCCGGCGCTGGCGCAGCCGCCAGGCCGGGCTCGCCTTCGGGGTCGCGACCGGGCGCTCGTTCCACAGCGCGATGGCGGTGCTGGAGCA
This is a stretch of genomic DNA from Methylobacterium sp. 17Sr1-1. It encodes these proteins:
- a CDS encoding HAD-IIB family hydrolase; this encodes MFVLHVALQGCLRGRDVVYGLTADTGGHIRYLLDLVAASAQDPGIDRIVVATRLFDGPPGPDYAVPEERVGDKIALVRLASASPGYRTKEEMHAEVASFAESLIAWIAAQGTAPDLIHAHYADAAAVAAIVEERLGIRFVFTAHSLGRAKASMLGEAAAEDPGLARRIATEEEALARASLVIASSRDEAEVQYAGYAAYDPGRVRVLPPGSDLARFADSRPDPRVDATIARFLHDPGKPVLLALARPVARKNLAALVRAYGESADLQARANLVVVAGTREDIDALDGDMAATMRDLLVLIDRHDLYGRIAYPKTHRPEDVPALYAHARARGGLFVNPALNEPFGLTLLEASAAGLPLVATDSGGPNDIVETCGNGLLVDPRDPGAIAAACTRILDDPALYAACVAGGARAAAAYDWDRHAARYHALLRALGTPVPPLRAPRQLLICDIDNTLVGCATALGTFRRWRSRQAGLAFGVATGRSFHSAMAVLEQQDSPRPQVMITSVGSEIYHLDGNGVTYTADAAWRGTIAAGWEREAVRAALGGLDGLKPQGPLEQRAFKLSYFGDAAAAQAVRARLARAGLRASVIHSHGRYLDVLPERASKGTAVDHVRALYGLPERALFVAGDSGNDVEMLRARAQSIIVANYSDDLAGHAALRHSYVARASHARGIIEGVGHFRRAHAHADAHAG